In a genomic window of Nostoc sp. UHCC 0870:
- a CDS encoding ABC transporter ATP-binding protein, whose protein sequence is MPLETQNLTGGYTAKTVVKNISLAIEKGEWLSLVGANGSGKSTLLKLMSRLLVPQTGIVLLDGKAIHTQPAAVVAQKLALLPQQQAIPPGLTVRQLVSLGRTPHQPWWQWDLNAEDREKVTESLHLTQMETYQERLVEQLSGGERQRAFLALALAQNPQILLLDEPTTYLDIRYQLELLELLKQLNQNQGITILTVLHEINLAARYSSRIALLYQGNIFSLGEPKLVLTPENLAEVLGVEVAVLNTPVGLQICPIAPIHPSF, encoded by the coding sequence ATGCCCTTAGAAACGCAAAACTTAACTGGTGGATATACAGCTAAAACTGTAGTTAAAAACATATCCTTAGCAATTGAAAAAGGAGAGTGGTTGAGTTTAGTAGGTGCTAATGGTTCTGGCAAATCTACACTACTTAAACTCATGAGTCGCCTGTTAGTTCCCCAAACAGGAATTGTCTTATTAGATGGTAAAGCCATTCATACTCAACCCGCCGCAGTTGTCGCCCAAAAATTAGCCTTATTACCTCAGCAACAAGCCATTCCCCCAGGGTTAACAGTCCGGCAATTGGTATCTTTAGGACGCACCCCCCATCAACCTTGGTGGCAATGGGATTTAAATGCAGAAGACAGAGAAAAAGTTACAGAATCTTTGCATTTAACCCAGATGGAAACTTATCAAGAACGTCTGGTAGAACAACTTTCTGGTGGTGAAAGACAAAGGGCTTTTTTAGCCCTGGCTTTAGCACAAAATCCGCAAATTTTATTATTAGATGAACCCACGACTTATTTAGATATACGCTATCAATTAGAATTATTAGAACTTTTAAAACAACTAAATCAAAATCAAGGAATCACGATTTTAACTGTTTTACATGAAATCAATTTAGCTGCTAGATATAGTTCTCGGATTGCCTTACTTTATCAAGGTAATATTTTTTCATTAGGAGAACCCAAACTTGTCCTAACACCAGAGAATTTAGCCGAAGTGTTAGGAGTAGAAGTGGCAGTTTTAAATACACCTGTAGGATTGCAAATTTGTCCTATAGCACCAATTCATCCATCATTTTGA